In Metopolophium dirhodum isolate CAU chromosome 7, ASM1992520v1, whole genome shotgun sequence, one genomic interval encodes:
- the LOC132948829 gene encoding uncharacterized protein LOC132948829, translated as MVGKYLSKLESGNFIDELVNKPTPKCSSFYWNNYYKYKVFIPTKNRLIYFNMEEYNARDKINTNLEFGKQWRLATKNVCLAVGKNEIDKKILRKIKELKICLSNKRRQLRLKNAKNDQFSIPLESCKYYVLLVYDVKDIEHVNDKDRYKYATFCERIWLSDDEDQELIDLFDTTFEVIAKRFSNDLKRKVFCYNRAIY; from the exons atGGTTGgaaaatatttgtcaaaacTTGAGAGTGGAAACTTCATAGACGAACTAGTGAATAAACCTACTCCGAAATGTTCCTCTTTCTattggaataattattataaatataaagtatttatcCCGACCAAGAATCGCCTTATATATTTCAACATGGAAGAGTACAACGCACGTGACAAAATCAATACGAATTTGGAATTTGGCAAaca GTGGAGACTtgcaacaaaaaatgtttgcttGGCAGTAGGAAAAAACGAAATAGACAAGAAAATACTTCGTAAAATTAAGGaactaaaaatatgtttgtcGAACAAGCGAAGACAACTTCGACTGAAGAATGCAAAAAATGACCAATTTTCCATTCCTCTGGAAAGCTGCAAATACTACGTACTACTAGTCTACGATGTCAAAGACATTGAGCATGTTAATGATAAAGATAG atataaatatgCAACATTTTGTGAACGTATCTGGCTTTCTGATGATGAAGATCAAGAGTTAATCGATTTGTTTGATACCACATTTGAAGTGATTGCGAAACGTTTTTCAAATGATTTAAAACGTAAAGTTTTTTGTTATAATCgcgcaatatattaa